ACCGGCTGCACCTCGGCGAGCTCGCCGGCGGCGGGTCGCACGTTGCTCGCGGTGAGGTGGGGCAGCGCCCGCGCGACCGCCTCCAGCCGCCCGTGGGCGGCGGCCGCGGACTCCGCGCTGATCTCGACCATCCGCACCACCACCTCCGCGGGGGTCAGCACGAACAACCGGGAGTCCTCGACCCGCACGATGCCGCGCTCGACGAGCGGCGCGAGGTCGCGCAGCAGCTCCTCGGGGGTGCGCAGCACCGACGACGCGATCGACACCAGCTCGCGGCCGTTCTGCGAGACGACCTGGTGGTAGGCGCGGTCGGCGGTCTTGCCGAACCCCAGCGCGGTGATGACGGAGTCCGGGATGACCATCTCGCGATGGTACGACTCCTGACAGGATGGTGCCAGAGGCCTTTACCCTCCTTGTGGCACGCACCGGACAACCCCATGCTGGGTCGCGGTGGCACGGGCTCCGGTCCGTGCGGAGCGCCTTTCGTCGGGGGATGACGGCGCTCCGGACCACCTCGAGGGCGTCGGGGTCACCTACAGGGGATGGCTCCGACGCCCTCGCGCATCCCGCGGCCCACGCCGGGAGCACGGGCCCTCCACCGGTCCGGGCCGATGCGTCTCACACCCCCGCGAGATGGGCCGCCACCGCGCCCAGCGGGTAGCGTGGCCGCGGCCCGGAGCGGGCCGCATCCTTCCCGGACCACCAGCAGGAGCAGCACCCCATGTCACGAGGCGGTTCCGCCCGACCCAGCGGCAAGAGCACCGAGCCGACCGACTGGGTGACCCGCGCCGCCGACGACGCGATCCGGCACGCGGGCGGCCAGGAGGCGCTGACCGACGGCCTGCCCGAGGGCCGGGTCGTCACCTGCGCCTCCGGCGCCAGCCCGTCCGGCCCGATCCACCTGGGCAACCTGCGCGAGTTCCTCACCCCGCACCTCGTCGCCGAGGAGCTGTGCCGCCGCGGGGTGGCCGTGCGCCACCTGCACTCCTGGGACGACTTCGACCGCTTCCGCAAGGTGCCGGCCGGGGTCCCCGCGTCCTGGGCCGAGCACATCGGACGCCCGCTCTCCGCCGTACCCGACCCGTGGGAGTGCCACGACTCCTGGGCCGAGCACTTCAAGGCCCCCCTGCGCGCCGCGCTGGTCGAGCTCGGCGTCGAGATGGTCGAGGTCTCCCAGACCGAGCAGTACCTCGCCGGCGCCTACACCGAGCAGGTCCTGCACGCGATCCGCAACCGCGACGTCATCGAGGACGTGCTGGCCAAGCACCGCACCAAGAAGGCCGAGCCCGCCGCCGAGTCCGAGCAGGAGGCCGCCGCGCTGGCCGACTCCGTCGCCGACGAGGACGACGCCCTCACCGACGCCGGCTCGCTCGCGCGCTTCCCCTACAAGCCCTACTGCCGCACCTGCGGGCGCGACACCGTCGAGCTGACGTCGTACGACGACGAGACCACGGACCTCGCCTACACCTGCTCCTCGTGCGGCGACTCCCACGTCACCAACGTCGCGACGCAGGCCGAGGGCAAGCTGGTGTGGAAGGTCGACTGGCCGATGCGCTGGGCCTACGAGGGCGTCGACTTCGAGCCCGGCGGGCTCGACCACTCCACGCCCGGCTCGTCCTACACCGTCGGCAAGGAGCTGGTGAAGCGGGTCTTCGACTTCCGCGCACCCTCCTACGTCGCCTACGCCTTCGTCGGCTTCGCCGGCATGCAGAAGATGTCCTCCTCCTCCGGGGGCGTCCCCACCGCGAGCGACGCGCTGCGCATCCTCGAGGCGCCGATCCTGCGCTGGCTCTACGCCCGCCGCCAGCCCAAGCAGGCCTTCGACATCGACTTCGGTCCCGAGGTCGTGCGCCTGTACGACGAGTGGGACTCCCTGACCCGCAAGGCCGAGAACCCCGACAAGCGCGACGCCCAGGTGCTGGCCTACGAGCGCGCGGTCTCGACCGCGGCGGCCGGCACCCTGCCGCGACCGAAGGTCGTCGTGCCGTTCCGCCTGCTCAGCTCGGTCGCCGACGTCACCGCCGGCTCCGCGGAGCTGATCAGCAGGATCATCGGCGACGTCGGCCACGCCCACGACTCGGTCGAGGACCTCGAGCCGCGGCTGGGCCGCGCGATGACGTGGATGTCGGAGTACGTCCCCGCCGAGGACCGCACCACCGTCCGCGAGAGCAAGGACGCCGAGCGACTGGCGTCGTTGAGCGAGGACGAGGAGCTGTGGCTGCGCCAGCTGCTCGACCGGCTCCCCGACCGGCTCGAGCTCGAGGAGACCACCGCCCTGATCTACGGCGTCCCCAAGCTCGCCCGCGGCATGGGCCTGGACGACCCGCCGACCGAGGAGGTCAAGGCCGACCAGAAGGCGTTCTTCGGCCTGCTCTACCACCTGCTCGTCGACGCCGAGCGCGGCCCGCGGCTGCCCACGCTGTTCCTGGCGCTGGGTGCCGACAAGGTCCGCGCGCTGCTGACCCCGTAGGCGTCACCGGGTCTCGAGGCTCGCTCCGCGCGACGAGCCACGAGACCCCCGCACCCTCACAGGGCCAGCACCACCGGCGCCCCGAGCAGCACCACCAGCCCGGTCGAGCACGCGGCGAGCGCGAGCCCGCGCCCGCCGACCGCGCCGAGCACCCG
This genomic window from Nocardioides marinus contains:
- the lysS gene encoding lysine--tRNA ligase, which translates into the protein MSRGGSARPSGKSTEPTDWVTRAADDAIRHAGGQEALTDGLPEGRVVTCASGASPSGPIHLGNLREFLTPHLVAEELCRRGVAVRHLHSWDDFDRFRKVPAGVPASWAEHIGRPLSAVPDPWECHDSWAEHFKAPLRAALVELGVEMVEVSQTEQYLAGAYTEQVLHAIRNRDVIEDVLAKHRTKKAEPAAESEQEAAALADSVADEDDALTDAGSLARFPYKPYCRTCGRDTVELTSYDDETTDLAYTCSSCGDSHVTNVATQAEGKLVWKVDWPMRWAYEGVDFEPGGLDHSTPGSSYTVGKELVKRVFDFRAPSYVAYAFVGFAGMQKMSSSSGGVPTASDALRILEAPILRWLYARRQPKQAFDIDFGPEVVRLYDEWDSLTRKAENPDKRDAQVLAYERAVSTAAAGTLPRPKVVVPFRLLSSVADVTAGSAELISRIIGDVGHAHDSVEDLEPRLGRAMTWMSEYVPAEDRTTVRESKDAERLASLSEDEELWLRQLLDRLPDRLELEETTALIYGVPKLARGMGLDDPPTEEVKADQKAFFGLLYHLLVDAERGPRLPTLFLALGADKVRALLTP